In Syngnathus scovelli strain Florida chromosome 16, RoL_Ssco_1.2, whole genome shotgun sequence, the genomic stretch TGAAGGTTAGACTTGAGAgagcagaagaagaagatgtAAATGTTCACTTTCACGCTTCACACGTTTTCTTCTTCTGCTGTCTCCAAAGTTCTCTCTCGGGGTGTCATCGTTTTCCCACACACCTTCTATTCTTCTACTCTGTGGGTACAGGCTGCACCTCATGACCGCTTTCCTACGTGGTCACACTTTGCCTctgcatttttatttcttcacaaTTTTTAGTCCTCATATTTGTTTGCCCTGAGGAACACTTCGAGAATCATTCCTTGATTTTAGTTTTAACATCACAACAACCACAATCAGAAAATATGACTCAACACAAATTATAGTGACTCTTGATGTGAACTATTTAAAATGTAAGAAGGACTGATTCTAATTGTTTGTGGttctatctatttttttttccgcaaAGTTTTAATTCTACGTTATGTTATTGTCTGGACAGTCGCCGCATGGGTTGACTGCAATGAGGGAATTACGGGTCCGCGCCACAGCACCCAGGgtccacaaaacaaacaaaaaaatagatatatgtgtgaaaaaaaaaataacgtacAGCCTCACTGCAAGGTGAGTGTGGCTTCTGTAAAATCTCATTGACGTGACCCATTAAAACTGGTGTCattgttttaaatgtttctCTTTTTCTGATTCGTATGAAATGAGCTTCAGCCTCATTCGTCCATCCGATGGCATTAAACAAGAACGTGACGTCTAAGCCAGCTATGTCTCATCTGTCCACTGTGAAGGAATTAGCCAATTAAGCATCCTTATCAATTAGCTTCATCTCATTCAAGAAAGGCCAACTTGATATTTAAATAAGAGTACGCATGCGGCTAATTAGCCCGACTCCCTCACTACTCGCCATCGTGGCATGTGTTAATAAGCCATCGGTCCGCCACCACAAAGAAATACCTGCACCGGATCCAAGAGTCCTGGAGATGATCTGGTCAAGGAGATTTAATTAATGGCAGGGAGATGAGCAAAACTGAGGGCTCTTTTGTCACGTTGGGCGCAAAGCCGTATAAAAGCAAGAGGCTTGGGCTCCCCCGAAGAGCAGCCAGAAGATGATGTGGTTCAACTTCAAACTGAAAATGCTACCTGGGTCAAGCGCAGCCAACAAGGTAAAATACGGAAGCAGTTGTTATTTTTCTAGATACATTTCGCATCGTTTAAATACTTAATAATGTTTTATACTAAAATATATTAttgtagatttttttaaaaatattttttatttttttattttaatgtaatGATTACTTGTTTACGTTTTCATATATCTTAAAATTAAATGCATAAATTTACTAATTTTAAATTAATACACTAATTGATTTCACCATCCCCACGTTTGGAATTCAGTATTTAATTTCTGTTTAATGTGCTGTATAATTGTAGTTTTCTAGTAGTTTAATGTGTGTACCTCGGCAGAAGGTGATGGTTGTGGTGCTGGCGCTGGTGCTGCTGCCCCACTTGGCTTGCTGCGACCCTGACAGCGTGTCCGACGAATGCTGCAGGCAGCCGTCGCAGGTGTGTCGCCTGCACCTGCTGCTTTGTCGCTCGGGATGGGTCAGGAACAGGCCAGCCGACGCCTCCGCCGGCATCCTGACATTGGGCAAGCGCATGGAAGATGAGGGTGCCTTGGATAGCCGCCTGCAGCACTTCTTGCACGAGCCACGGAACCAAGCCGCCGGGATCCTCACCATGGGCAGGAGGGCCCAGAGACTGAGGACCCCCCCTCTGACGGCACGCCCTCACCTTTTGATGGGCCACATGCAGGGGCGGACGTAACATTTGGAAAACGCAAGACACGAGATTACCTAAATGTCTCATAAAAACGGATGATTAAAGTTTTACTTCCATTTAAAgcaattattattgttgtgtctTAATTTGTAATTTGTTTTGTCAAATTTAAAAAGTTAACATTTATTC encodes the following:
- the hcrt gene encoding hypocretin neuropeptide precursor; the protein is MVVVLALVLLPHLACCDPDSVSDECCRQPSQVCRLHLLLCRSGWVRNRPADASAGILTLGKRMEDEGALDSRLQHFLHEPRNQAAGILTMGRRAQRLRTPPLTARPHLLMGHMQGRT